In a genomic window of Candidatus Angelobacter sp.:
- the mpl gene encoding UDP-N-acetylmuramate:L-alanyl-gamma-D-glutamyl-meso-diaminopimelate ligase: MLSQIKSVHFVGVCGTAMASAAAAMQERGFQVTGSDQNVYPPMSTFLAERKIGVMSGYAEQNLAHKPDLVVIGNAVSRGNPEAEATLDKKLRYCSLPELLKEFFIRGKRSLVVAGTHGKTTTTALLAWVFEHSGLNPGYLIGGIPNNLGQGARFTDSEWFIIEGDEYDTAFFDKRSKFVHYLPEVAVLNNLEFDHADIFENLAAVQRSFDHFIRLIPRNGLLLANGDDANLAPLLRVTHCPVKRFGLGEDNAVRAFNLKLAPTASEFEIPSFKFHLNLVGELNVRNALAVVACAKHCGLSNKQIQAAFDTFKGIRRRMEVRGVAGGVTVIDDFGHHPTAIRETLRALRIRHPRDRVWAVFEPRSNTTRRNVFQTELAGAFADADAVVVSQVARLELLSPEERLDPGRLMADLTARGKQAAYLPDVDTIVNHVVKNAQGGDVVCVFSNGGFGGIHGKLLAHLSVPR, from the coding sequence ATGCTTTCGCAAATCAAATCAGTTCACTTCGTCGGGGTCTGCGGCACGGCGATGGCCTCGGCAGCGGCGGCGATGCAGGAGCGCGGATTTCAGGTGACGGGTTCGGACCAGAACGTCTATCCGCCGATGTCCACTTTTCTGGCCGAACGGAAGATCGGGGTGATGTCCGGTTACGCGGAGCAAAACCTCGCGCACAAGCCCGACCTTGTCGTCATCGGCAACGCTGTTTCACGCGGCAACCCGGAGGCCGAGGCCACGCTCGACAAAAAACTCCGTTACTGTTCTCTGCCTGAACTGCTGAAGGAATTCTTCATCCGCGGCAAACGCTCGCTTGTGGTGGCCGGCACGCACGGCAAGACGACGACGACCGCGCTGCTGGCCTGGGTGTTCGAGCACAGCGGGTTGAATCCCGGCTATCTGATCGGAGGCATTCCGAACAACCTGGGGCAGGGGGCGCGGTTCACGGACAGCGAATGGTTCATCATCGAGGGCGATGAGTACGACACCGCGTTTTTCGACAAGCGCAGCAAGTTCGTCCATTACCTGCCCGAGGTTGCCGTCCTCAACAACCTGGAGTTCGATCACGCGGACATTTTTGAGAACCTCGCGGCGGTCCAGCGCTCATTCGACCATTTCATCCGGCTCATCCCCCGGAACGGACTGCTGCTGGCCAACGGCGACGACGCGAATCTCGCGCCCCTGCTGAGGGTCACCCATTGTCCCGTAAAGCGTTTCGGCCTCGGCGAAGACAACGCCGTGCGGGCGTTCAACCTCAAGCTCGCGCCGACCGCGTCCGAGTTTGAGATTCCCAGCTTCAAATTCCACCTGAACCTGGTTGGCGAGCTGAACGTGCGAAACGCGCTGGCCGTCGTCGCGTGCGCGAAGCATTGCGGGCTGTCAAACAAGCAGATTCAGGCCGCGTTCGACACATTCAAGGGCATCCGGCGACGGATGGAAGTGCGCGGCGTTGCCGGGGGCGTGACGGTGATTGACGATTTCGGGCACCATCCCACGGCGATCCGAGAGACCCTGCGGGCGCTGCGGATACGGCACCCGCGCGACAGGGTGTGGGCCGTGTTCGAGCCGCGCAGCAACACAACGCGGCGGAACGTTTTTCAAACCGAGCTGGCGGGCGCGTTTGCCGACGCCGACGCGGTGGTGGTGTCCCAGGTGGCGCGGCTGGAATTGCTGTCGCCGGAGGAGCGGCTGGATCCCGGTCGTTTGATGGCGGATCTGACGGCGCGCGGCAAACAAGCCGCCTATTTGCCGGACGTGGACACCATCGTGAATCATGTGGTGAAGAACGCGCAAGGTGGCGATGTCGTGTGCGTGTTCAGCAACGGTGGCTTCGGCGGCATCCACGGAAAGTTGCTGGCCCACCTGTCCGTCCCGCGTTGA
- the gatB gene encoding Asp-tRNA(Asn)/Glu-tRNA(Gln) amidotransferase subunit GatB — MEYDAVIGLETHVQLKTKSKMWCGCSNEFGAPPNTNVCPVCLGLPGVLPVANEEALRLTALTGLLLNCAVSRHAKFDRKNYFYPDVPKNYQITQYADPSTVNGHVEFECGGGISRVRITRAHLEEDVGKNFHFERNSGVDFNRAGVPLLEIVSEPDITSAEMAYEYLNALKDILTYGGVSDCDMEKGMVRCDVNVSVRPKGAKELGAKIEIKNMNSFTGARKALEYEIPRQIEVLEGGGKLIQSTRRWDDVAGVTEEMRTKEHAHDYRYFPEPDLMPFVPADEWLAEVRKRMVELPLARKQRFMRDYLLTKDQAETFKSDVEAGDYFEKCAAELLAGNPSVDSKALDLRGVANTVIQQYRPRLLAKNRSWAALAPLIPSAAGVTIPFLRGVISSVGYQQVIDEMFETGRTDPDAIISDKGLKQVSDTGAIEKFCDEVIAANPGPVADFKNGKTAALNFLKGQVMKLSKGRANPALAGQILENKLKS, encoded by the coding sequence ATGGAATACGACGCGGTCATCGGACTGGAAACACACGTCCAGCTCAAGACAAAATCGAAGATGTGGTGCGGCTGCTCCAACGAATTCGGCGCGCCGCCAAACACCAATGTCTGCCCGGTCTGCCTCGGCCTGCCCGGCGTGCTGCCGGTGGCGAACGAAGAGGCGCTGCGTTTGACGGCGCTCACCGGCCTGCTGCTCAATTGCGCGGTGTCGCGTCACGCGAAGTTCGACCGCAAGAATTATTTCTATCCCGATGTGCCCAAGAATTATCAGATCACGCAATATGCCGACCCCTCGACGGTGAACGGCCATGTTGAGTTTGAGTGCGGCGGCGGGATCTCGCGTGTCCGCATTACGCGGGCGCACCTGGAGGAGGACGTGGGCAAAAACTTTCACTTCGAGCGGAACAGCGGCGTGGACTTCAACCGCGCCGGCGTGCCGCTGCTGGAAATCGTCTCCGAACCGGACATCACCAGCGCGGAAATGGCGTACGAGTACCTCAACGCACTGAAGGACATCCTCACCTACGGCGGTGTAAGCGACTGCGACATGGAGAAGGGGATGGTGCGCTGCGACGTCAACGTGAGCGTGCGGCCGAAGGGCGCGAAGGAGCTGGGCGCGAAGATCGAGATTAAAAACATGAACAGTTTCACCGGCGCGCGAAAGGCGCTCGAGTACGAAATCCCGCGCCAGATCGAAGTGCTCGAGGGTGGTGGCAAGCTCATCCAATCCACGCGTCGCTGGGACGACGTGGCGGGCGTAACGGAGGAGATGCGAACGAAAGAACACGCGCATGATTACCGCTATTTTCCCGAGCCGGACCTGATGCCGTTCGTGCCGGCCGACGAGTGGCTGGCAGAAGTTCGGAAACGGATGGTGGAACTGCCGCTGGCGCGCAAGCAGCGGTTCATGCGCGATTATTTACTGACGAAAGACCAGGCGGAAACGTTTAAGTCTGATGTCGAGGCTGGAGACTACTTCGAAAAATGCGCGGCGGAATTGCTCGCTGGAAATCCCTCGGTAGATTCGAAGGCTCTCGATCTGCGCGGCGTTGCAAATACTGTAATTCAACAGTATCGCCCGCGGCTTCTTGCGAAGAACCGTTCCTGGGCGGCCTTGGCTCCGCTGATTCCTTCGGCAGCCGGCGTGACCATCCCGTTTTTACGTGGCGTGATTAGCTCCGTTGGATACCAGCAGGTTATTGACGAGATGTTTGAAACAGGAAGAACTGACCCTGACGCCATCATATCGGACAAAGGACTCAAACAGGTCAGTGATACCGGCGCAATCGAGAAGTTCTGCGACGAAGTGATCGCGGCGAATCCCGGTCCCGTCGCTGATTTCAAGAACGGGAAGACGGCAGCGTTAAATTTTCTCAAAGGGCAGGTCATGAAGCTGAGCAAGGGCAGGGCTAACCCGGCGCTCGCGGGACAAATCCTGGAGAATAAATTGAAAAGTTGA